TCAGTTCTTTTTATTCACAATATCTCCAGTAACTATCAAGGATTACAGGATAAATTCTCCACAGGGCTTAATTGCACCAATGACACCTTTATCTGCTACTGGCCACACTCATCACCCCACCTCCAAACCAGCTAGGATTTAGGATTGGACTTTGGAGATGAAAGCTGTGGAACAAATACCACATGATTTAGAAGAAATAGCAGTTATTACCTCCTGGTTCCAATGGGTGGCTGGAACACGCTGTCTGCACCATCCATCAGGGACCCCTCCCCGCCCCGTCCACCGGGGGCCCTCCCCGCCCCGTCCACCGGGGGCCCTCCCCGCCCCGTCCACCGGGGGCCCTCCCCGCCCCGTCCACCGGGGGCCCTCCCCGCCCCGTCCACCGGGGGCCCTCCCCGCCCCGTCCACCGGGGGCCCTCCCCGCCCCGTCCACCGGGGGCCCTCCCCGCCCCGTCCACCGGGGGCCCTCCCCGCCCCGTCCACCGGGGGCCCTCCCCGCCCCGTCCACCGGGGGCCCTCCCCGCCCCGTCCACCGGGGGCCCTCCCCGCCCCGTCCACCGGGGGCCCTCCCCGCCCCGTCCACCGGGGGCCCTCCCCGCCCCGTCCACCGGGGGCCCTCCCCGCCCCGTCCACCGGGGGCCCTCCCCGCCCCGTCCACCGGGGGCCCTCCCCGCCCCGTCCACCGGGGGCCCTCCCCGCCCCGTCCACCGGGGGCCCTCCCCGCCCCGTCCACCGGGGGCCCTCCCCGCCCCGTCCACCGGGGGGCCCTCCCCGCCCCGTCCACCGGGGGCCCTCCCCGCCCCGTCCACCGGGGGCCCTCCCCGCCCCGTCCACCGGGGGCCCTCCCCGCCCCGTCCACCGGGGGCCCTCCCCGCCCCGTCCACCGGGGGCCCTCCCCGCCCCGTCCACCGGGGGCCCTCCCCGCCCCGTCCACCGGGGGCCCTCCCCGCCCCGTCCACCGGGGGCCCTCCCCGCCCCGTCCACCGGGGGCCCTCCCCCGCCCCGTCCACCGGGGGCCCTCCCCGCCCCGTCCACCGGGGGCCCTCCCCGCCCCGTCCACCGGGGGCCCTCCCCGCCCCGTCCACCGGGGGCCCTCCCCGCCCCGTCCACCGGGGGCCCTCCCCGCCCCGTCCACCGGGGGCCCTCCCCGCCCCGTCCACCGGGGGCCCTCCCCGCCCCGTCCACCGGGGGCCCTCCCCGCCCCGTCCACCGGGGGCCCTCCCCGCCCCGTCCACCGGGGGCCCTCCCCGCCCCGTCCACCGGGGGCCCTCCCCGCCCCGTCCACCGGGGGCCCTCCCCGCCCCGTCCACCGGGGGCCCTCCCCGCCCCGTCCACCGGGGGCCCTCCCCGCCCCGTCCACCGGGGGCCCTCCCCGCCCCGTCCACCGGGGGCCCTCCCCGCCCCGTCCACCGGGGGCCCTCCCCGCCCCGTCCACCGGGGGCCCTCCCCGCCCCGTCCACCGGGGGCCCTCCCCGCCCCGTCCACCGGGGGCCCTCCCCGCCCCGTCCACCGGGGGCCCTCCCCGCCCCGTCCACCGGGGGCCCTCCCCGCCCCGTCCACCGGGGGCCCTCCCCGCCCCGTCCACCGGGGGCCCTCCCCGCCCCGTCCACCGGGGGCCCTCCCCGCCCCGTCCACCGGGGGCCCTCCCCGCCCCGTCCACCGGGGGCCCTCCCCGCCCCGTCCACCGGGGGGCCCTCCCCGCCCCGTCCACCGGGGGCCCTCCCCGCCCCGTCCACCGGGGGCCCTCCCCGCCCCGTCCACCGGGGGCCCTCCCCGCCCCGTCCACCGGGGGCCCTCCCCGCCCCGTCCACCGGGGGCCCTCCCCGCCCCGTCCACCG
The Narcine bancroftii isolate sNarBan1 chromosome 1, sNarBan1.hap1, whole genome shotgun sequence genome window above contains:
- the LOC138759106 gene encoding basic proline-rich protein-like, which produces MGGWNTLSAPSIRDPSPPRPPGALPAPSTGGPPRPVHRGPSPPRPPGALPAPSTGGPPRPVHRGPSPPRPPGALPAPSTGGPPRPVHRGPSPPRPPGALPAPSTGGPPRPVHRGPSPPRPPGALPAPSTGGPPRPVHRGPSPPRPPGALPAPSTGGPPRPVHRGPSPPRPPGALPAPSTGGPSPPRPPGALPAPSTGGPPRPVHRGPSPPRPPGALPAPSTGGPPRPVHRGPSPPRPPGALPAPSTGGPPRPVHRGPSPAPSTGGPPRPVHRGPSPPRPPGALPAPSTGGPPRPVHRGPSPPRPPGALPAPSTGGPPRPVHRGPSPPRPPGALPAPSTGGPPRPVHRGPSPPRPPGALPAPSTGGPPRPVHRGPSPPRPPGALPAPSTGGPPRPVHRGPSPPRPPGALPAPSTGGPPRPVHRGPSPPRPPGALPAPSTGGPPRPVHRGPSPPRPPGALPAPSTGGPPRPVHRGPSPPRPPGALPAPSTGGPSPPRPPGALPAPSTGGPPRPVHRGPSPPRPPGALPAPSTGGPPRPVHRGPSPPRPPGALPAPSTGGPPRPVHRGPSPPRPPGALPAPSTGGPPRPVHRGPSPPRPPGALPAPSTGGPPRPVHRGPSPPRPPGALPAPSTGGPPRPVHRGPSPPRPPGALPAPSTGGPPRPVHRGPSPPRPPGALPAPSTGGPPRPVHRGPSPPPSHFILPRFCHSPKNQGKYTILECQRKWEQLDESPH